In the genome of Nitrospira japonica, one region contains:
- a CDS encoding XrtA system polysaccharide deacetylase: MNSAKSALHHGLSFDVEEHFQVSAFWSENRRQQWDSLESRVENNTRRIADILAAHDMKATFFVLGWVAERHPELIRSLSLEGHEIASHGYSHELVTTQTPESFRADIRKAKQILENAIGKPILGYRAPSFSITNETRWALEILVEEGYVYDSSVFPIVHDRYGMPGAEPHCHRLATKAGFLWEVPPSTIEVFGLRWPVAGGGYFRLIPYIILRRFLKRIERARQPLVMYLHPWELDPAQPRMEGSLLSRFRHYNNLHKTEPRLVSLLSEFRFGPIQRLIEGMEHSHRESLQSAVCG; encoded by the coding sequence ATGAATTCCGCAAAATCCGCACTCCATCACGGTCTGTCGTTCGACGTGGAAGAGCATTTCCAGGTATCCGCATTTTGGTCTGAGAACAGAAGGCAACAATGGGATTCTCTTGAGAGTCGTGTTGAAAACAATACGCGCAGGATCGCCGATATATTGGCAGCTCATGATATGAAGGCGACATTCTTTGTGCTTGGTTGGGTGGCGGAGCGCCATCCGGAATTGATCAGATCACTTTCTCTGGAAGGTCATGAGATCGCTTCTCATGGCTACTCACATGAATTGGTGACTACGCAAACGCCTGAAAGCTTCAGGGCCGATATTCGGAAGGCGAAGCAGATACTGGAGAATGCTATTGGAAAGCCTATATTAGGCTACCGAGCCCCGAGTTTTTCAATTACAAATGAAACGCGATGGGCCTTGGAAATTCTTGTGGAAGAGGGCTATGTATATGACTCTAGTGTCTTCCCGATCGTTCACGATAGATACGGGATGCCTGGCGCAGAACCACATTGCCACCGGTTAGCGACAAAAGCCGGTTTTCTGTGGGAAGTTCCCCCTTCCACGATTGAAGTATTCGGTCTCCGATGGCCGGTTGCTGGTGGCGGCTACTTCCGTCTGATACCGTACATAATTCTGCGCCGCTTTCTCAAAAGAATCGAGCGTGCGAGACAGCCGCTGGTTATGTACCTTCATCCCTGGGAGCTTGACCCAGCCCAACCTCGCATGGAAGGTTCTTTGCTGTCGAGATTTCGCCACTACAACAATCTTCATAAGACAGAACCGAGGCTTGTGTCCCTGCTAAGCGAGTTCCGTTTTGGCCCGATTCAGAGGCTTATTGAAGGTATGGAGCATTCTCATCGAGAATCACTCCAAAGCGCGGTTTGTGGCTAA
- a CDS encoding TIGR03013 family XrtA/PEP-CTERM system glycosyltransferase, with amino-acid sequence MSLIVSSSDRSGSQRVRPFVDERAPKAIFRVPGAKRRILILGTGPLARDLSQILLSRRRMFTDVVGMLAKDDAQMLEGSREQTVIGVMDQLVDVVERHRVDTIAVCLEDRRAILPLKELLDLKGMGIDVFDGHHLYEEESGRIPIDELKPSAIIFSTGFRAGFIVKTLKRFIDVCLSFVGLAALLPVMVLVGIIIRLDSPGPVFYRQVRVGLRAQPYMIWKFRSMFIDAEKGGARWTTEKDPRVSRVGRYLRKWRLDEIPQLINVLKGEMSLVGPRPERPVFVQELRSVIPYYDIRHAVRPGITGWAQTQFRYGASVEDSHVKLQYDLYYVKHLSLRLDFRILIETVRVISLGEGAR; translated from the coding sequence ATGAGTCTAATCGTAAGCAGCTCAGATAGATCAGGATCGCAGAGGGTTCGGCCCTTCGTCGACGAGCGTGCACCGAAGGCGATTTTTCGCGTACCCGGCGCCAAGCGAAGAATACTCATTCTTGGAACCGGGCCACTTGCCCGCGACCTTTCGCAGATCCTGCTTTCTCGAAGAAGGATGTTCACAGACGTGGTGGGAATGCTGGCGAAAGATGATGCGCAAATGCTCGAAGGCTCGAGAGAACAAACGGTAATCGGTGTAATGGATCAGCTCGTCGATGTCGTCGAGCGTCACCGGGTGGATACGATTGCCGTTTGTCTAGAAGATCGACGGGCAATACTTCCCCTCAAAGAGTTGCTCGATTTGAAGGGGATGGGAATTGATGTATTTGACGGACATCATTTGTATGAAGAAGAGTCGGGCCGGATTCCGATAGACGAGCTTAAGCCTAGTGCTATCATTTTTTCCACAGGTTTTCGCGCTGGCTTTATCGTGAAAACGCTCAAGCGGTTTATCGATGTGTGTCTATCATTTGTAGGGCTCGCGGCCCTCCTGCCGGTAATGGTTCTGGTTGGAATCATCATTCGGCTAGATTCGCCTGGTCCGGTATTTTATCGCCAGGTGAGAGTTGGTCTTCGCGCTCAACCATATATGATCTGGAAGTTTCGCTCGATGTTTATCGATGCCGAAAAGGGTGGCGCACGTTGGACAACTGAAAAGGATCCGCGTGTGTCAAGAGTGGGTCGATACTTGAGGAAATGGAGGCTTGATGAGATTCCGCAGCTCATCAATGTGCTCAAAGGGGAAATGAGTCTTGTTGGTCCTCGTCCGGAACGTCCGGTGTTTGTTCAGGAACTCCGGTCGGTCATTCCTTATTATGATATTCGTCACGCCGTAAGGCCTGGAATTACGGGGTGGGCTCAGACCCAGTTCCGCTATGGCGCCTCTGTTGAAGATTCCCATGTCAAACTCCAATATGATTTGTACTATGTGAAGCACCTGTCACTCCGATTGGATTTTCGTATCTTGATCGAAACCGTCCGAGTGATTAGTTTGGGTGAAGGGGCTCGATGA
- a CDS encoding polysaccharide biosynthesis tyrosine autokinase, producing the protein MAVVVSTGLSWGLYEWLPKSYRSSVLVQFEEQKVRYVQSVDEPAGDKPEFVMANRVGAMSEWLYKQELLMQVAQEFHLYGYEKEGSTREYDDYIASRMRKEVKFDVKEAPFVRVSFADSSPEMARDVIARLSGLFVKEHSESRAVIAESSSEFLQHELDVLKKKLEVKEKALAEFKQSHLGQLPEQLNSNMHAIDRLETELAAQQEVEKTVSLRLDSVDKAIREYEDPASDVGPQRATKDPRLSRIKQLERNLAALQSTYKESYPDVASVRNEIKKLQAMSTEDYIELYIDQEPAIDSDTGVKRKRKAIDPYKTELTKQREDILRELELVRLRQSRIKAEIRKYEARIEGTTVNQQELMSIQRDYENLQKNYQSILEKKMTIGMASDLEQKSQGTKLRIVQQAGLPNLPEKPNIYFILFGGFGFGCAVGFGSAFGIELLRRGFVSAEEVELTLGLPVLAAISQFESAWPGSAKGSVEPVARKPRLLSLPGLNREDSTTSGAMQVAVGPELVAMWYPRSAVAEQYRVAATRLGLMVDKQKSTVVCISSALMGEGKTSTALNLAHVLSRDLNRKTVLLDCDLKRPMVHAYAGLELAAGVAEVLLGHKTLEECLEYHEQLGVWILPAGIEQSGTAALTHADRLSELIASLRERFDYVVVDSPPLLPVAEAMLIVRSADVVAHVVRARATSRDVVSSAIKMIGQERAVAVILNGVEAQDAPYSYYNYSSRVYESNRKQLR; encoded by the coding sequence GTGGCCGTCGTGGTGTCCACGGGGCTCTCCTGGGGACTCTATGAATGGTTGCCAAAGAGTTATCGGTCCAGTGTCTTAGTCCAATTCGAAGAACAAAAAGTACGCTATGTTCAAAGTGTCGATGAACCCGCAGGAGACAAGCCTGAGTTTGTCATGGCCAATCGAGTCGGTGCGATGAGTGAATGGCTGTATAAGCAAGAATTGTTAATGCAGGTGGCTCAAGAATTCCACCTCTACGGCTATGAAAAGGAAGGGTCGACTCGAGAATACGATGACTATATCGCCTCAAGGATGCGTAAGGAAGTCAAGTTTGACGTGAAAGAAGCTCCTTTTGTACGGGTGTCCTTCGCCGACTCTAGTCCGGAGATGGCAAGGGACGTAATAGCCAGACTGTCGGGCCTTTTCGTGAAAGAACACAGTGAAAGTCGTGCCGTCATTGCGGAAAGTTCATCGGAGTTCTTGCAGCACGAGTTAGATGTCCTGAAAAAAAAATTAGAGGTGAAGGAGAAGGCGCTCGCCGAATTCAAACAATCCCACCTGGGACAGCTTCCCGAACAGCTCAATTCTAATATGCACGCGATTGATCGCCTGGAAACTGAATTGGCTGCGCAGCAGGAGGTGGAGAAAACGGTCAGCTTGCGTCTGGATTCTGTGGACAAGGCAATTAGAGAGTATGAGGATCCTGCCAGCGATGTAGGGCCTCAGCGCGCCACGAAAGACCCGCGTCTGTCGCGGATCAAGCAGTTGGAACGAAATCTAGCCGCACTGCAATCCACATATAAAGAGTCATATCCTGATGTTGCGAGCGTCCGCAATGAGATCAAAAAATTGCAGGCGATGAGCACCGAAGATTACATTGAGCTCTATATAGATCAAGAGCCTGCCATTGATAGTGACACCGGCGTCAAGCGCAAACGCAAGGCCATTGATCCGTATAAGACGGAATTGACGAAGCAGCGCGAAGACATCCTGAGGGAGTTGGAACTGGTTCGGCTTCGACAATCTCGTATCAAGGCTGAGATCCGAAAATATGAGGCTAGGATTGAGGGTACGACAGTAAACCAGCAAGAATTGATGTCGATACAGCGTGACTATGAAAATTTGCAGAAAAACTACCAATCGATTCTCGAAAAGAAAATGACGATCGGTATGGCTAGTGATTTGGAGCAGAAGAGTCAGGGGACCAAGCTGCGCATCGTTCAGCAAGCCGGTTTGCCCAATCTGCCTGAGAAACCGAATATCTACTTCATCCTGTTTGGAGGTTTCGGTTTTGGATGTGCGGTAGGTTTTGGCTCAGCCTTTGGGATAGAACTGTTGCGGCGAGGCTTTGTGTCTGCGGAAGAGGTGGAACTGACTCTCGGGCTTCCGGTTCTTGCGGCTATTTCTCAGTTTGAGTCGGCTTGGCCCGGATCCGCCAAGGGATCGGTGGAACCGGTCGCGCGAAAACCACGGCTGCTGTCCTTGCCGGGCCTCAATCGGGAGGATTCAACAACGTCCGGTGCTATGCAGGTCGCCGTTGGACCGGAGCTTGTGGCTATGTGGTATCCGAGGTCGGCTGTTGCCGAGCAATATCGCGTGGCTGCTACCAGACTTGGTCTAATGGTCGATAAACAAAAAAGCACGGTGGTGTGTATATCGAGTGCTTTGATGGGGGAAGGGAAAACCTCTACGGCACTGAATCTGGCTCATGTTCTTTCAAGAGACTTGAATAGGAAGACAGTACTTCTGGACTGTGACCTGAAAAGACCAATGGTGCATGCCTATGCAGGCTTAGAGTTGGCAGCGGGAGTAGCTGAAGTGCTACTTGGACACAAGACATTGGAGGAGTGCTTAGAATACCATGAGCAATTGGGGGTTTGGATTCTGCCGGCCGGAATCGAGCAGTCTGGAACTGCTGCTCTGACTCATGCTGACCGACTCTCCGAACTCATTGCCAGTTTGAGAGAGCGATTCGACTATGTCGTTGTGGATTCTCCGCCCTTACTCCCCGTCGCAGAGGCCATGCTCATAGTTAGGTCCGCGGATGTGGTGGCCCATGTCGTTAGGGCTCGAGCCACTTCCCGCGACGTGGTGAGTAGCGCAATCAAGATGATTGGGCAGGAAAGAGCGGTTGCGGTCATCTTGAATGGAGTTGAAGCGCAGGATGCACCGTACTCCTATTACAACTACAGCAGTAGGGTTTATGAGTCTAATCGTAAGCAGCTCAGATAG